CTCTCCACAGCAACCGTTGTCACGACAACAGTTTTCATAGCAACTGTTACTATGACAATTTCCATAGTAACCGTTGCCATGACAACAGTTTCCATAGCAACCGTTGCTATGACGACTATAAGCTGCATCATAACACCAACTTTTTTAGGATAGACacatataactaaaaataataattaaaaattaacctcTAAAGTATCTTTaaattcttcttcttcatcacCATCACTATCAGGTGGTAACGGACTAGCACTATGACTACTAGCTGGGCTTGTTTCCAAGCTACTAGTAATATGACGTGATGAATTGCGTACTCTTTGTGGTGATGTTTCTCTAGAtccttaattttataaaacaaaataaaataaaacaatgaattgataattaaattaaatttactactcAATACTTGAAGCAGATTTACCTAATGGCGATCCAGATAATGGTGAACCGGGTTGTGAACGTATACGTTCAATAACTGGGCCGACGAGCAATTCTAAATCTTCAGCGGGTACACTTTCATAAAATGAATCTAAGCTTCCTAAAAAATTGGCCACATTATCAGTGTAAGACATcgtttcaacaatttttttcagttcatCGACGTAATTATTCATGGCCTCCTGGCGACTCATGTTTCCTAGTTTCATCCAAGCATCCCATTTAGCTTTTTTTACGACTTCCCAAAATGCTGGTTTTGGCTGCTGGCATGCGCCTTTTGTTGCTTGTTTGTAGTAAGCATAAAAACGTAATTGTAATTCATGACTCGGCTGGTAAGcacctaaaaatatattatatatttttatttattttaatatttcaataaattaaattatttttacttttacaatttattcaaggttacattttttttaataatttatgcaaattatttatgtatttaattgataggtttacctaaaaaaaaaaaaactagacaACGATCGTGATAAATAATtgcataaattaaatattttaattatcactaTGACGTAAATAGTTCAATAGTTAATTATAGTTTACTTATTactaaaaactaattaatattttaactaaataaagtgtaaaataattaattaattgtaagtatATCTGGTGATCGAGGacattaacttttaaaatttgaattttttgtattttaaactgtaaaattttatttttgaaattaacaccttttcaaatttttttatttttctttgtatagAATTTCGGGCAGTGTTTGATTGTCTGAtgtaaagtataaaaatattcttagacacccccccccctcctattttttaaaattaattcaacgACCTCGAGCTGTAATAatctcattaaaattttattaattaattgaaaaaaaatttgaagtattGGTTAAAAAAGGGACAATGTAGACATAAATTATTCCTATACAAAAATCCCGCTTAGATTCCCATGAAGATTCCATGGCGTTTTCGGATGGATGCCCATATGGTTTCCTGTAGGAATCCAGCATAGATTTTCACATGGATTTCCATAGGAATCCACACCATCCCGAATCTATATGGGAATCCAAACCATGCAAAATTCCTTATGAGAATTTAGTATGGATTTCTAtgtgaattttaatattgatttCCCATAGGAATCCGAGCCATGCAAGAGTCCATATGGGAATcctagatgaaattttatgtggatttttataataattttccatAGGAATCCAAACCatacaaaaattcatatgGAAATCTAGTATGGATTCCTATGAGGATTTCTATAATGatttcccatagaaatctaAGCTAGGTAAAAGTCCGCATGAGAATCTAGTATGGATTCCTATGAGGATTTCTGTTATAATTTCCCTTAGAAATACCAGCCAGGCAAAAGTCTATGAGAATCTAGTATGGATTTCTATGAGGATTTTCACAATGATTTCCCATAGGAATCCGAACCATGCAATAATCCACAAGGGAAACTACTATGGATTAATATGTGGATTTTCACAAAGGGAAACTAGTTAAGATTTCTATGTCGACTTATACATGATTTACTatgtgtataaaatttttgtacagaAATCCAGATATCCAATTTtctatttgtattttttgtatgGGAATCCCGGTACCCACAGGAAACTGTGTAGAATCCCTGTATAGGAATTAGGGTATCTATATTTTCCTATATGGATTTTCTCTATGGGAATCCAGTTACCCATACTACCCGACATGGGTTCCTATATAAATTCGTACTTTCTAATGTTGATCCCCATGGATCCTTATGTACAACTATAGTTTCCCACATGAATTTTTATGGATTTCCATTGAATCCTACATGGATTATTTTGATTGGgatatttatgaatttcttttttttataaaattgatttagtttcagttttaaaatcaaatgaaaattattgataattataataacaataaaaattgactTAATGTTTATGTTATAAATCTCGGAAATCCTAGACAAATTACACTCTAGgccttgaataatttatttataaattacaaaatattataatttaaaatttgtatgacGTACAAATTAGGAACGATCCAATCTACTGTTTTTTTGCTTTCTTGGGAGTAAAATTACCTAGAGTTATTACGCGGATAATAATTCTTACTCATGttcgattataaaaaataaaaaaatgtaaatatttgtttataaataaaaatatacataaatttatctttactttttattaaaattatcattaattttttttttgcgactatcaaaatatttatcacaaatgaagatatttattttaaaaaaccttGCATACTTTATATTGcataaaatcttttatttataagtttgaaaaaataattttatgatatgacacacaatttttttttagaggataaagttttatttttttatttaaaaattagagaattaatgtttttttaattagctcttgttttattcataaataaaatcaaagaacaaaaaaataaataaataccaaaataaaaaatattaaaaattttaaatatataaaaaattaaaatttaatattcatatttttaaacatcaaTAATATGTTATGTAAATAGACATATTTTTGCGTTATCATAaacagataaaataaataaatacatattttttttttatctgctgaaataaaatttgtgaaaaaatttaattgatatctcaaaattttttaattttttgtttttcaaaccATAAATTAATGAGactaaaataatcaaattaactaattattttaaataataaaatttgatcgacATTTAACTaaatgaaagaaaagaaaaaaacaaaaccatgGAATTAAAGTTtcctaaaataaatagtaataatattcctatcaaaaaaatccatgtgggATTGCGAGGGAAcccatacacagaaaaaaaaaattcttgactgaaggtaaatattcttgattcaagaaaatttttttggagacttaaattttctcagataaagtaaaaatcttctccgaccaagacgaattttttttaacccagacaaattctcttggctcaagaaaatcttgacttggttcccgaaaacgtttgtcttcaaaaatattttcttgactcaagataacttttttttctgtgtaggaatctacaaaagaaagtatggatttatgtaaGAATCCATGGGAATTAatttacacggagaaaaatgttggcccGAAACctataccaattttttttatgctatcaactaaacttgaaacaggaagggaagcatccaaaaaattattgtgcctatacaaaaaatgattacactcatacgaaaaattattatgctgtatcacAACACTTACTACAtgcgagaaacttatcgataagctttaataacaattactttcatacattataataattgtgaagcggcataataattttttataagagtataataaatttttggatgcttcacttcctgtttcaagtttggtcaacagcataataaaaattgttacgtTTTGAGCCGAcgtttttctccgtgtaggaTTGTATGGATTCATATAAAAATCCATGGGTATCTGGATTTCCATATGGGAAATCCACATAGAAAACTGTGAGTATCTAGATTCCCGTCTAGGAACTTGGATATATGGATTTTTTGTGGGAAATTTATGTAGGAATCTGAGTTTCTATATAagtaatttctatagaatCCGGGGTATCTGGATTTTTTATGTCTACTGTCTTGATAACGCGTATATGAAAAAAGAAcagatttattttctttggcaggaaaatttttaacaaaaaatttattcattaatgatttttatatcagtatttgtaataaattattaattaattaattaatttaagaagTATTACATCTTTAtagaaattacaaataattttaataaaacactAAATTAGGAATCGTACAAAGGTATTGtacttcaaaaaagtttataaaaaacatacaCTTCTTATGGCATTTGTATCAATAACGTGACgctttttgttaattttcctAATCCATAcattcccatatggattttgAAATGGTGCAGATTCCTATGGAAAATCATCGTAAAAATCCACATAGGAATCTATATTAGATTCTCACATGGATTCGGCAGTGTGGATTCCCATAGGAACCCATGTGAGAATCTATATCGGGATCTATGCTAGATTCCTACAGGAAACCATATGGGAATTCATCCGAAAACCCCACGATGGAACTCACATAAAAATCTAGGctagattcccatatggatttttttttacaggaaGTTCTCCATCTTATCGCATCCagaatgtaaatatatatttttatttcacggGTATTATGGACAGTTTGATCAATTAatgaaacaatttttcaaaggTCATTTCGTCTCTTTATTCTCGTGACTTTTTCTAGTTCTCAATTTTTGTTGATCATTAgtcaaattaaagtaaaaatttacggACCTCTTACAAGAAATTTGTTGCAGCattccgattttttttaccagtagtcaattattcaaattaatttacaaaattaagcAATTAACTGAGTTTAGAAAATTAagtctataaaattatacgtaaataataataataataatgaaatatcgATAcctaaaaaagattttttttgaaagatgTGAaagtgataatttataaataagaaaGTTTAAGAGCGCGTTATTTTCCCTTTCAAattctcaataaattttgtttaatgtaTTGGAACTTTTTATACAGTTTTTAATGAATGcactatacatacatacattcatatatatacatacacattcATATATTCTTACATTGACACATATAGaccgtaataaaatattaaatagaatattctagtttttctaaataaataaattaatcaattaatgattaatattttttaaaatttaaataaaaaaaatccaattgaaaataaatacaaaaattaaataaaatatttaaaaaataattaatgatgtcattaaaataaaatggactttggatcattaaaattttaataaaaaaaaaaaatgaataataataaaaataatttaccattTTTCGGTAGATTTCTAATAACATTGACAGCCGCATCGAATTTTTCCTCAGTagtcattattaattaattattaacaaatatatcaacgtatatatatatacacaatgacttaacagaaataaaatatatgtggataacaatagacaattaaaacatgagaaactaaaaaacaattaagTCCTTTCACCACTCCTATATTTCTAACATTAAAACtgggataaaataataatgaataaacaaagtaaaaaaatatatatatatgtatatatatatatattaataagtgAGAGTAAGCACTAAACCAAATAAAACACACATTTAACTTTCAGACTTATACTTAGTATGTTGATAGCAATAATGACACGATAACTCGACGTACGTTTAAagtttaaagataaaaaaaaacttctttattatttattttaatttttttttattttcttgcaATTTCAATGCATCGATGCTATGATTGCTGATGTCTGTGTAGAATTCTCATATTTAaccaatcatatatatataaaatatatcaaccAATCGCATGAAATTTCCCCTCAACTTGCGCTGGCCATTGGTTCAAATTTTCTGTCACTGCGCAGACTGCGTTCTAGTTTCTgcgtttttaaattgtttatatatttttcatataaaaatatgaattgatatttatatatttatatatatcaatgatgtctatatataaatattagtattttattactaattatgtatttaaaatatacgatttatattttattgtaaatgtcAGGTAGTTTTTGAAGTTTGAATTTCCCGCGGTTTCTAAAATCAGAAATGGCGGATTGTAATCCAGTTTTTTGAGGTTATGAAGCATAGATAtgcaatgaaataaatttactgaggTTCTAACGTGGgtttgttgtaaaaaatttgaaagaaaaatattattattaaaaataaacaaaaataagtgagttacaattttgaatttttaaatatttatcatacgttttatttataaataagtgttttgacgtttaaaaaacattgttttgaataattgCAATATTGGTACTGTGATGATTGAGTtgaataattagatatgatgaataaaaaattattatttttgtttttattttcagtttgaCAAAAATGACGTCAATTGGAAGAGGTAGAGGTTGGGGTAAAAACCCGCAGGACAATGGACGACGACCTGGTAAACAGTTGGATCCAGTACAGAACGTAAATGACAATGACAATGAGAATGATGAGAATGATGACTGGATAGAGCGAATCAATACACTTGACATCAATGATGTTGCCGGTATCAAGAGTCCCCAGAGTCCGGTTGCTAATTTAATAACAGTCAATACATCACCAGATGATATGCAGTAAGATTCTGATTATTTTACTtcattccaaaaataatatcTATGAACTatcctataaaaaaaatccatatggaAATCCAGCCTAGATTCCTATGATCCCCCATGGGGTTTTTGTATTAATCCCCATGTGTTTTCCTATAAGAACATTAATCTGTTCTTTTATTCATGTACGTGTATCAATAGACGATAGACATAGAAATTTAGATACCCCGGattctatagaaattactTATATACAAACCCAGATTCCTGTATAAATTTCCGACAAAGAAATTCATATGTCAAGTTCTTATATAGGAATCCAGGTACTCACAGTTTCCTATGTGGATTTCCTGTATGGGAAAGATACCCatggattcttatataaatccatacacTCCTATATTAATTCCTATAGATTCTTAAATAAATCCATACTTCTATTTATGGATTCCTATGAATTCCCATGCAATCctacatggatttttttcgATAGGGATCGAAAAGATATGCCGGATTCCTATATGAATTTCCGACAAAGAAATCCATAAGTCCAACTTCCTATATGGGAATCCAAGTACCCACAGTTTCATATGTGAAGCTCCTACATGGGAATCCGAGTACTCAAAGTTTCCTATGTGGATTTTTATCTAAATCTATACACTCCCATATTAATTCCTATGGATCCCCATGCAATCCTACATGAATTCTTTTGGTAGAGTACacgctaaaaattttatggtaatgattatcGTCAGATCGTGGTGaaattcgtattttttatGCTACGCACATAAATCATACAATTactgtaattttaaatgtatatgtTAATATGGAAAACACACGATGGTAAAAGTTGTCATTCCGAATGCTAGatcaatatattaataattgctACAAAAACACTAGCTATTAATATATCGTATGATAATAATTGCAAGTATCGATAATATCTTTCACTATACATcagtagtaataattattatcttgcAGTcgttatcatttaaatttttctgagtgtaacTCAGAACGAAATAcaatttcagactgcgggtgatgtcagccctcACCAACGGTTCTAgcagccaacttcaccctggtctgaaatcgttttgtttcatccccTGTCACAAGATACtatataatcatttattatttaactagattgtaataataaataatttttttcaggcatTTAGAAAAGGCGTGTAAGAAAGCCATCAAAGATCGAGTTTTCGCAATGAAATTGGTATTAGCGTTTTCGAATTCATCAAATGTTACCGCGCCGTTTTTGGGATGTCTTCAACCTTATTATGAAggtaaatagaaatattcattaattttggaaaaataattgaatcgtttatttgagaaacccctaagtcatgttttttacgaaattgggttttttgcatttttgggttctttggatgtccctccatagaaatcaatcaaaatatgcatcaaatcagcgtttaaaaagaaattaacgGGGTGAtagcaattttatttaattgagaaactccataagtcaatgactcaaataaacatgcagttttagttttacagaaataattttttttttttttatttaaaattcgcgcttttttgggaaattaatttcaaatgttgttttattgttgactgttatatgaataattaaaatgtttaaattaattataattttttgtaatttctgagtttcagagttcaaatacatatttaatactttattttatccgTGTAATAGATGATTTAAGTGgaaacatttgaaaaaacaatgattttataatttttttttccgtttggttgagaaaccccataagtcaatcaactttaaataattttttcaagtagtttcagttaaaaaattaaatttttcttgttggaatctttttcagagGCGCCaacattattgtattcaattatttatttattattttaatgtcaagtttttccaaaaaaatgttttttgtgtttcctgaaaaatttttttttcttgacttatggggtttctcaaataaacgattcaattttactatttatttttttactttagaGTTAAAAGCGACTGGAGTCTGAAACTTTCAGAATCTTTATTTCTTgacaatattaaaattgtaatttttttttagatcgtatggaaatgttgaaaaaaaatcgccagcattttttaaatcttgtaTTTATTCTCGGCGAAGCATATCATCGGATAAGATACGGCAATGCAGTACCACCAAAAGTATTAGAATTACCTCTAATAGtctgtttaaaaatgttattagaAATAGCCGGTGAAGAGGAAATCGAATTAGCAGCGACCGAGGTAATAAATCTAAATCTTAAACAATACCctccatatttttaaaaatattcaatgaccttTAGCTGTAATAAactcattgaaattttattaaataattgaaaaaaaaaattaaagctttaattgaaaaaaaaaaccaagtaGTTAAAATTCCACTGAGATATAAATTTGAtacaaaattacttacagttgttatcaattagaaGCTTAacgaaatttgataaataaatttcagtaaaatcttaatgtcaaaattataattcgaactttcaaattttggtgactaaaattcattcaaaaaatttcgttcAAATCCTAATTGACAAcgactgtaattttttatgatactgaaattaactgacgtctaataatttttggatttttttaaaaacgataaattaaaaaaaaaaaattatatttcaaaaaattgcacccatagttttttaaattttctacatgtgaatatttttagtttttctttttgttaaattcaaattaaattaaattatttatttatttatttatttatttatttaagatatCAATGAACGGACGAATGTTACAACTGAGAGCAGTGAGCGGTCTgtcagaattatttatttacgcaCGAGAAGTTCTGGTAACCCGTAACATAAGCTCACGATCACGAgcgttattgttattaataacaGACTTgacaaatcaaaattttatgccGCTGTCTGGCGACTTGCAGAAGTTTTACGCTCAACAATTGGGACAGCAACTGCTTCTTGAAatgcaagaaaatttaaaaggtcTTCGGATAATAACTGATTTTCGTAATAAAAttggtaaaatatataatttatatctgattgattatttaatttcaaatatatcttttttaatattttagacAATGATAACgataacaaacaaaaaaatgatgatttacATGGAATATTGATACAAGTACCGGGTAATCAACTCCAACAACCTCAACAATTACAGCCGCTACCATCACAAAATCAACGGCAAGAAATAAACTCACGTAATTATAAACCGCGTGATAATAATAGCGGAGGACCTGGAGCTGGACTGTTATTAAATTCGGTACCGCGAGCTATTCGTGGGTCTGGTGCTGCGACTGACTCAAGATTatcgtaatttataattataataattattacttacttataattattattaatattataagaaaatttatttctgtctgtggttaatttaattgaattaatcgtTATTATCATTGTTCATTAATCAtcactatttaaattttatttaatagctTAAGTAATTGTACATTATTTAcatcttttataatttttacaaaatgtaATTGACGATTTTAAttactgacttttttttttatgttttacttttgttttcaaaataatggtgaattatttttatgtacgatgacaattgtcaatttttacactttaaataaataattattaaaaataattaaataaattattgtctaTATTATCAAgagaacaagaaaatttttttttaaactgttaaattttgagaatttataattttgattaaactGATTCCGATTTCTCCAGCTCTTTAGTCTTCAACGATGAGGATGATCCTCTTTTAGTCTCCAAGGTCAGTGCCCAGgagtgaaaaaattattagacagcCGGTATCAGGGCCCAAAATAACCTGAAGGTTGTTTAGTATTAAGGTGcctgtttttaaataaattttagaatttatgGATAATTGATGAATTACAAAAGAACCAGGCGactctgattaaaaatactcattgaaacgtattgataattatttaaattctgttCAATCCATActgagattttgaaaaatattaaatggaattgaaatttcgaccatttgaatactttctaattcttataatggaatataaaagtattgaaaagaattcgatCTTTCAGCATTTCAGAAAAAGATTcagaaaattcgaaaatgtgaattcattttaatttatttaaatttaagtcattactcgaaatatggaactattttagtattgagaaagattcagaaaaattaaaaattctcaatttctttcaattcttttcaatcctacaCTCGATCCAaaatatggaactattttggtattgagaaggattcagaaagattggaaaatgtcaattcattttaatttatttcaattcaattcataattggaaatatggaactattttggtattgagggaaattcagaaagattaaaaactgtcaattcatttgaattttt
This sequence is a window from Microplitis mediator isolate UGA2020A chromosome 3, iyMicMedi2.1, whole genome shotgun sequence. Protein-coding genes within it:
- the LOC130665243 gene encoding acyl-CoA-binding domain-containing protein 4; translated protein: MTTEEKFDAAVNVIRNLPKNGAYQPSHELQLRFYAYYKQATKGACQQPKPAFWEVVKKAKWDAWMKLGNMSRQEAMNNYVDELKKIVETMSYTDNVANFLGSLDSFYESVPAEDLELLVGPVIERIRSQPGSPLSGSPLGSRETSPQRVRNSSRHITSSLETSPASSHSASPLPPDSDGDEEEEFKDTLESAPVEKSIKESKSSTGHVQSKKITQDQVKSATLPSNLTNGHVHNKKEDKHNLMSNEKHNNQDRSRAREKKTDRDLSDDIKNELINQMAETLQTLQNDLDRINGRVRSLEGQNLQLLAPQSERSNIYPRWWPLSDCSPRILAIIILWPFAAQFLTNIIRRYRQQRI
- the LOC130665244 gene encoding uncharacterized protein LOC130665244 isoform X2 → MTSIGRGRGWGKNPQDNGRRPGKQLDPVQNVNDNDNENDENDDWIERINTLDINDVAGIKSPQSPVANLITVNTSPDDMQHLEKACKKAIKDRVFAMKLVLAFSNSSNVTAPFLGCLQPYYEDRMEMLKKNRQHFLNLVFILGEAYHRIRYGNAVPPKVLELPLIVCLKMLLEIAGEEEIELAATEISMNGRMLQLRAVSGLSELFIYAREVLVTRNISSRSRALLLLITDLTNQNFMPLSGDLQKFYAQQLGQQLLLEMQENLKDNDNDNKQKNDDLHGILIQVPGNQLQQPQQLQPLPSQNQRQEINSRNYKPRDNNSGGPGAGLLLNSVPRAIRGSGAATDSRLS
- the LOC130665244 gene encoding uncharacterized protein LOC130665244 isoform X1 → MTSIGRGRGWGKNPQDNGRRPGKQLDPVQNVNDNDNENDENDDWIERINTLDINDVAGIKSPQSPVANLITVNTSPDDMQHLEKACKKAIKDRVFAMKLVLAFSNSSNVTAPFLGCLQPYYEDRMEMLKKNRQHFLNLVFILGEAYHRIRYGNAVPPKVLELPLIVCLKMLLEIAGEEEIELAATEISMNGRMLQLRAVSGLSELFIYAREVLVTRNISSRSRALLLLITDLTNQNFMPLSGDLQKFYAQQLGQQLLLEMQENLKGLRIITDFRNKIDNDNDNKQKNDDLHGILIQVPGNQLQQPQQLQPLPSQNQRQEINSRNYKPRDNNSGGPGAGLLLNSVPRAIRGSGAATDSRLS